One stretch of Sphingomonas rosea DNA includes these proteins:
- a CDS encoding exopolysaccharide biosynthesis polyprenyl glycosylphosphotransferase, producing MQLYATLLILDLAVVSAAVIGGALLRFGEVMPDGWRGVSGAILALYAITAVGLGAYTLDVLRNPMSGIARATGAWMLAFALLFLLSYFLKVDQRLSRMMTGSTFVIGFAALCAVRQLAGDTIRRRLQNRFTNDILLVDGPMQKAPPGVLALNAAEVGIRPDPSDAAMLIGLSDILKGADRVVISCSRGTAGRWAQMLKGSNIQGEILTRDYDDLAPLGVAELEGHTTLVVSAGPLNFRQRVAKRAFDLALTVPALIVLAPVLLLVALAIKLDSRGPIFFRQPRVGHGNLIFKIYKFRSMRSERTDVAGNRSASRDDDRVTVVGRFLRKTSIDELPQLINVLLGSMSIVGPRPHALGSLAGDQLFWHIDERYWHRHALKPGITGLAQVRGFRGATHTREHLTSRLQADLEYVSGWSLWRDISIVLRTAKVLVHPDAY from the coding sequence GTGCAGCTGTACGCGACCTTGCTGATTCTCGACCTCGCCGTCGTCTCCGCAGCGGTGATCGGTGGCGCACTGCTTCGCTTCGGTGAAGTGATGCCCGACGGCTGGCGTGGTGTGTCGGGCGCGATCCTCGCGCTTTACGCGATCACGGCGGTCGGCCTCGGCGCCTACACCCTCGACGTGCTTCGCAACCCGATGAGCGGCATTGCCCGCGCCACCGGTGCATGGATGCTCGCCTTCGCGCTGCTCTTCCTGCTCTCCTATTTTCTCAAGGTCGATCAGCGGCTGTCGCGCATGATGACGGGCTCGACCTTCGTCATCGGCTTCGCTGCCCTTTGTGCGGTTCGCCAGCTTGCCGGCGACACCATCCGCCGCCGCCTGCAGAACCGCTTCACCAACGACATCCTGCTCGTCGATGGTCCGATGCAAAAGGCGCCCCCGGGCGTGCTGGCGCTCAACGCGGCAGAAGTCGGTATCCGCCCCGACCCGTCGGACGCGGCGATGCTGATCGGCCTCAGCGACATCCTCAAGGGTGCCGACCGCGTCGTCATCTCGTGCAGCCGCGGGACGGCCGGCCGCTGGGCGCAGATGCTCAAGGGCAGCAACATCCAGGGCGAGATCCTCACTCGCGACTATGACGACCTCGCCCCGCTCGGGGTGGCCGAGCTCGAGGGACACACCACGCTGGTCGTCTCGGCCGGGCCGCTCAACTTCCGCCAGCGCGTCGCCAAGCGTGCATTCGACCTCGCGCTCACCGTGCCGGCGCTGATCGTGCTGGCGCCCGTCCTCCTGCTCGTGGCGCTCGCCATCAAGCTCGACAGTCGCGGGCCGATCTTCTTCCGCCAGCCGCGTGTCGGCCATGGCAACCTCATCTTCAAGATCTACAAGTTCCGCAGCATGCGCAGCGAGCGCACCGACGTCGCCGGCAATCGCTCGGCCAGCCGTGACGACGATCGCGTCACCGTCGTCGGTCGCTTCCTCCGCAAGACCAGCATCGACGAGCTGCCCCAGCTCATCAACGTGCTTCTGGGGAGCATGAGCATCGTCGGGCCTCGCCCCCACGCGCTCGGCAGCCTCGCCGGCGACCAGCTCTTCTGGCACATCGACGAGCGTTACTGGCACCGTCATGCGCTCAAGCCCGGGATCACCGGCCTCGCCCAGGTCCGTGGCTTCCGCGGCGCGACCCACACCCGCGAACACCTGACTTCGCGTCTCCAGGCCGACCTCGAATATGTCTCGGGCTGGTCGCTGTGGCGCGACATCTCGATCGTGCTGCGGACAGCCAAGGTGCTGGTGCACCCCGACGCCTATTGA